The DNA region ATCGAGAAGCGAGAACCCTTCCTTTTCTTGACGCCTGGtcttgaaaagttgaaTTTGGGTACCAGCCCAAATGTTAGGTTTTAAAATACCTGGATCTAAATTGAAAGCGGGACGCCTACTGTTGTTAACCCCATACTTCTTACCGTCACAATATTCCTCTTCTTTAATGGGACTACACTCCTCGTTTTTATTGAATCCTGTCCATGAAAATCTAAAGAACGAATGGCCATTGTTGGTCGGCATATTCTTACTTCGTGCACCGTCCAAAGGCTTATTGGAAGCATGTAAATTATTAGTCAACTCTAAAGGTGAATTCGTTGCTATGTCATGATTCTGATTGGAGAAATAACTCAGCAATGAGCTATTATTACTGTTAGTTCGTGAAATAGCTGACCCATTAGAATTCCATCTCTCCAACTTGGGCATTGTTGGTGATATTGGTTCGATAGCGGACTCCTTGACAATGTTGTGGCCGTTTGCTCCTAGTGAAATCCCACTAGCTTGAGAGATAGAATATGGGGCTGAGTGGGTATTGAATATATCTGACCAAATGATGTCATGAAGCCATTGTTGATAGACTAAATTTCCTTCTGTCAAATCAATTCGCATGGGTTCCGCTTCATTCATCTCACGAATGACAACAGGCAGTGATTTTTGAACCGCATTCTTAAATTTATCCTTGAAAATAGAAATATCGCCAATGAGTTTATAATAATCAGAACTCGTTATTGTTGCGATCTCAGGATAATCACGCAATATAATTCGAATGATTCTCGTCATCGTTTGCAGAGTCTCTGCACCAGTCCAAGTAGTACTGAGTGCATTGGTAGCGCTAGATTTTGCTTTTGCCTTAGACGTAAGTCCAACGGGCCATTGAGGCCTTAATGCCTTGAACAATGCTTTGTTCGACAATGCACAGTAATCAGTTATATCTGCTTGTTCATAAATTTCAGTATTTTTCGCAGCACTTTGTACTTTCGCGAGACTCAGGGCGTCTTGATCCAAGTCCTGGTCTTTTTTAATCCGCATAGTAGTATCGTCATCATCTGTTTCGTCATCGCTCTCATTGCTTTCAAACTCGTCGGTATCATCTTGACCTAGCAGATTTTTCGTGAATTTGATGTTTTGACTGTTAAATTCCTCCGTGCTCGAAGTATTGCATGTGTCCCTGTCTTCGGAAGCCAGATCATCTCTGAGTAAGCGCGGATTCAAAGTATACTCCAGGTAGTCTTGCAGTTGAACCTTACCAAGGCCCTCAATAATTCCGTTCCCTTCCAAAGCTTTCGAAATGGTATCGATGGTATCTCTCAACTGCAGAAAAACTCTTTGATGTCGGCAGATGACAAAGATCAGATTTAGGGCCTCGTTATAATAGACGACGATGTATATTATGATTGCCCTCAGTAATAGTGCCAAAAGGTCCAATTTGAAGCCCGGAGAAGCTATGAAGCTTCTAGTTGATCTACCATTAGTGGAAAATGTGCTTAGATATTTTTTGTTTGACATCTTTGAGATCAACTGCAAGAGTGCCATCGAAGCGTTGTAACTTAAGCCACCGTGTCTCAAAGCTTTTGATTGCCTCTTAAAGGAGAGCTGGATCAAATCTTCGTCCTTCAGATTCGATGGGATAGGTAAGAGATTATAAATCAATTCGAACAACCATGGGCGCGGCTGGTTATTGTCTCTAACATCACCGATAGCCAAATGGCAAAGATGAATCAGTGTAAAATCCCGATAGGTGATATTATTAATATTCCCACTCGAtaatttgaaaaaatttgGAATCTTGTTTGTATAATAGTTTGGTGTAAGTTTGTCCAGCGTCTTGGCCAAAACCAGTTTCCTTGAAGAGAGTAACAAAGCTAAGTTTGAGCATAATGGGATCAAAGCGGGTGATGCCTCGGGATTGTCACGATAAAAGCTGATATAGTAAACAGAAAAGACTATGATCTTGCAAGCGAACTTATCTGCAACATAgttctcgaagaatttgTTCGTCTGAATGAGCTTAGTGAAGAGAACCAGCCATTGGAGCAACAATGGCGAAACTGGTGGTAGTCCCATGCTGTCGTTCGCTTCGTTACCTGTTTCAGTGTTAGAATTGTTGTTCGCACTCGCAGAATCATTATTATTATAATTGGAGTTAATTAAACTTGATGATGGCGGCCTCTTGGAAAGGAAGCTCAAAGGGTTCGATTCCTGTTCGATGGCCAGTTCGATCGGCAATTTGAATGTCTTGGCAAACGAGGTTAGGATCAATTTCAGATCGAATTCCCTATTAAAAGTGGACAAATACGATAAGCAGATGTTAGGCAGAGGATTTTGCACGtcatttgaagattgcAGCTTTAAATGCAAAGCGAATTCAAAAGTCTCGTTACGG from Torulaspora globosa chromosome 3, complete sequence includes:
- the ECM30 gene encoding Ecm30p (ancestral locus Anc_4.315), with the protein product MGNTDSRLGALYRDHVFKLARAEPAVGGAAAKAGSRSAAIPLFRSDVDETQLMAAYLNREPRQQHADNMFEQFYLDFISAGNGLTMELLNSKISPLDLQYIVGANRGNFANLLRFVSLKIVFIANGGRESLNTEELEAQLVQLLVCVRILTKIMPWYLAGEGDKKMKRSLDIFWTRDGDQIFGIPLAGETDLPPLGLLLVRSLVRLLFIEGFTITVRSSPGCLTHFLWENGISTQDFTYHHQSPRIDSNRLEIMNALLSICSSDLYQPKDFISEKHPTINRFLFCLTTLTPEYDLICFVASLINLICRFCSNHEDETKVPYQELGYKQNHQQHLPHLRASLVLSGLQMLNLMCFNNWNRNETFEFALHLKLQSSNDVQNPLPNICLSYLSTFNREFDLKLILTSFAKTFKLPIELAIEQESNPLSFLSKRPPSSSLINSNYNNNDSASANNNSNTETGNEANDSMGLPPVSPLLLQWLVLFTKLIQTNKFFENYVADKFACKIIVFSVYYISFYRDNPEASPALIPLCSNLALLLSSRKLVLAKTLDKLTPNYYTNKIPNFFKLSSGNINNITYRDFTLIHLCHLAIGDVRDNNQPRPWLFELIYNLLPIPSNLKDEDLIQLSFKRQSKALRHGGLSYNASMALLQLISKMSNKKYLSTFSTNGRSTRSFIASPGFKLDLLALLLRAIIIYIVVYYNEALNLIFVICRHQRVFLQLRDTIDTISKALEGNGIIEGLGKVQLQDYLEYTLNPRLLRDDLASEDRDTCNTSSTEEFNSQNIKFTKNLLGQDDTDEFESNESDDETDDDDTTMRIKKDQDLDQDALSLAKVQSAAKNTEIYEQADITDYCALSNKALFKALRPQWPVGLTSKAKAKSSATNALSTTWTGAETLQTMTRIIRIILRDYPEIATITSSDYYKLIGDISIFKDKFKNAVQKSLPVVIREMNEAEPMRIDLTEGNLVYQQWLHDIIWSDIFNTHSAPYSISQASGISLGANGHNIVKESAIEPISPTMPKLERWNSNGSAISRTNSNNSSLLSYFSNQNHDIATNSPLELTNNLHASNKPLDGARSKNMPTNNGHSFFRFSWTGFNKNEECSPIKEEEYCDGKKYGVNNSRRPAFNLDPGILKPNIWAGTQIQLFKTRRQEKEGFSLLDMTSSLFRRLKFGSTTSVSSLDTINTNPNNYATNSNNLTPVSSRPWTPRDSLNSK